ATGCGGGTGGACCCTGGAGCACCAATGGTATCCAGGGAGCACACCGTTTCCTGCAGCGTGTGTGGGACCTGGTAGTGGATCCTCCGAACAGTTCAGAAGGCCAGCCCACCGACGGTGAGATAGCGGCCCTGAGGCGCATCACGCACAAGACCATCCGCCGTGCCACGGACGACATCGAGGCGTTCCGTTTCAATACCATGATCGCCGGCCTGATGGAGTTCAACAACTACCTGGTCAAGGCCAAGGAGACTCTATTAGTCAACTCGGAGGCCTGGACGGAGGCTGTCCGCAGCTTGCTGCTGATGCTAGCGCCCATCGCCCCACACCTGGCAGAAGAGCTGTGGGCACGCATTGGGGGTACCTACAGCATTCACCAGCAACGCTGGCCAGAGTGGGATGAGGCCGCGGCAGCGGACGAGTCTCTCACCGTGGTTCTCCAGGTCAATGGGAAGGTGCGCGACCGCATCTCGATTCCTGTCGACATGGATGAAGCACAGGTTCGCCAGTTGGCCCTGTCCAGTCCCAAGGTACAGCGCTTTGTGGGCAGCCAATCCATCGTCAAAGTCGTGTACGTCCCCGGTAAACTGCTCAACGTAGTGGCCAGGTAGCCTGCTCACCGTGCCGGACCGGCTTGTTCTTCCCTCCCGGTCCGGCACGTTTGGTTTTTTGCTGTCCCGTCTCCGCCTGCGCTATGATAGCGGCATGCAGATACTGACCGTCACCCAGGTTACCGGCTATATCAGCACCCTCTTCGACGCTGACCCTCTGCTTCAGGATGTGTGGGTTGAGGGGGAGGTCTCCAACTTTTATCAGTCTGGTGCCGGGCACACCTACTTCACCCTCAAGGACAGTCAGGCTCAACTGCGGTGTGTGGTCTGGCGCACGCAGATGGCACGCGTGGAGCATCAGCCGGCCAACGGCGATGCCGTGCTGGTCCACGGGCGGGCAGCAGTCTACGAGGCGCAGGGCAGCTACCAGCTCTACGTTGACGAGATCAAGGCCGCTGGTGCCGGCGCCTTAGCGCAGCAACTGGAAGCACTCAAAGCCAGACTGGAGCGAGAAGGGCTGTTTGCCCCAGAGCGAAAACGCTCCTTGCCCGTCTTTCCTCGCTCGATTGGTGTGGTTACCTCCCCCTCCGGTGCCGCCGTGCGAGATATCTTGCATGTGCTCAAGAGGCGCTTTCCCATTGCCCAGGTGATCGTTGCACCCACCAGGGTGCAGGGGGACGAGGCACCTCCCCAGATTGTCGCCGCCATTCAGGCCCTCAACGCCTGCAGCGATATCGACGTGATCATTGTGGCTCGCGGCGGAGGCTCACTGGAGGAACTGTGGGCCTTTAACGACGAGCGAGTTGCCCGCGCCGTCTTTGCCTCGCGGATTCCCGTGATCTCCGGAGTTGGGCACGAGACGGACTGGACGATCTGCGATTGGGTTGCCGACGTCCGGGCACCAACACCCTCCGCCGCTGCCGAAATCGCCGTTCCAGACCAGGACGAGCTGCGACAACAGATCGAGCAATACGGCGTCGGGTTGCGGCAGGCGATGGTCCAGTTGCTCTCTCGCCTGCGAGCCAGTGCGGAGCACTCGCGAACCCTGCTGAAACGATTCTCGCCGAGAGCGACGGTTGACCGCCTGCGAATGTCGCTGCAAATGCTCGAACAGCGGCTGACCAGCCAGCAGAAGCACCGTTTAGAGTTATCCAGCCGTCTGCTTTCTGGCTCTCTGGCCCGATTGCGCGCGCTCAGCCCGCTGGCCACTCTCGACCGTGGCTATGCGGTGGTCTTGCAGCGGGACACGGGCCACATCATCGCCAGCGTCAGCCAGGCCGCGCCTGGCTCCGCCATCGATATACGGGTGCGCGATGGCCACTTTGGGGCAGAAGTACAGCCGCCAACCAGTACGCGGCAGGCCAAAGGTCATCGCACGCCGGCCTCACGCAGGTGACAGATTGGGAGGTCTAATGGCCGACAAGACAGCGCCAAGCTTTGAGGAGTCATTCGCCCAGCTCGAAGAGGTCGTACGCCAGTTGGAGCGCGGAGAACTGACCCTGGACGAGTCCATGGCCCTCTTCGAAAAGGGTATCAAGCTGGCCCAGTTGTGCGAGGCCAAGCTCGACAAGGCCGAACAGAAGGTAAGCCAGCTCGTAGGCATCGGCAGCGACTCGATAACCCTGGCGACGTTTGAGGAGAAGGACTAACGCGAGCTACGTGTGCCTGTCGTTATGTTTTGACCGGCTTCCGGCCTGTGCTATACTGGCCGGCGCCGAGTTGATCTCAAAGGAGAGAACTGATGTCCCCAACCGCTAGTGCCGCAGCGTCCCCACGTATCCTCGTTACCGGTTCTGTTGGTCAGATCGGCTCCGAACTCACCCCCGCGCTTCGCCGTCGCTATGGTGCTCAGAATGTAGTCGCCGCTGGCCACAAGACTCCACCCTTACCTGCTTTGCGCGACGCCGGGCCTTTCGCCATCGTCGACTGCGCCCAGAAGCAGACCCTGGAAGCAGTGGTTGACAAGTACCACATCGACACGATCTATCACCTGGCGGCCATCCTCTCAGCGGCCGGCGAAAAGAACCCCCAGCTGGCCTGGGATGTCAACATCAATGGCCTGTACAACGTGCTCGAAGTAGCCCGAGAGCGCAAGCTCACGCGCGTTTTTTGCCCGAGCTCTATCGCTGCCTTTGGTCCCGAAACGCCGCGCGACAACACTCCCCAGGAGACGGTGCTGCGGCCCAAGACGATGTACGGTGTGACCAAAGTGGCCGGAGAGCTGCTCTGTGACTACTACTTCCAGCGGTTTGGCGTGGACGTGCGCGGCGTGCGCTATCCAGGAATCATCAGCAGCGAGACAGCGCCCGGGGGCGGTACTACTGACTATGCCGTGCACATTTTTTACGAGGCCATCAAGCATCAGCGCTATGACTGCTTCCTGAAGGATGACACGGTTCTGCCAATGATGTACATGCCGGACTGCATCAAGGGCACCATCGACCTGATGGAAGCGGATCTCTCGTGCCTGACCCGCCACTCGGACTATAACTTGGCCGCATTCAGCTTTTCGCCGACCGAGCTGGCGGCCGAGATCCAGAAACATATCCCCGAACTGGCCTGCACCTACAATCCCGATTTCAGACAAAAGATCGCTGACTCGTGGCCGAGAAGCATCGACGACAGTGCCGCACGACGCGATTGGGGCTGGAAACCTGACTTTGATCTGGCAGGAATGGTTAAGGACATGCTCGAGAAACTCGGCCAGCGTCACGCCGAGGGCAAGCTCTAGTCCGACAAGAATTGCCGGAAATCACACAGGAGGACACAATGACCGAGAACAAGCTGAGCTTTATCGATCAGGACGTAGCCAGCCTGAAGGAACAGGGGCTGTTCATCAACATCCGCACGATCCAGAGCGCACAGGGCTCCAGGATCACCGTCGACGGCAAACAGGTGCTGAACTTTTGCGCCAACAACTATCTTGGTCTGGCCAACGACCCACGGATGAAAGAGGCCGCCAAGAAGGCCATTGATCAGTACGGTGTCGGCCCGGCCGCTGTACGCTCCATCGCCGGAACGATCAGCCTCCACCTCGAGTTCGAGCGGCGTATGGCCGCCTTCAAGGGAGTCGAGGATGCCCTGTACGTGCAGTCTGGTTTCTGCGCCAACCAGGCAGCGATTCCCCCGTTAATGGGCAAGGAGGATGTGATCTTCTCCGACCGGCTCAATCACGCCTCGATCATCGACGGATGCCGCCTGTCCGGCGCCAAGATACTGGTCTATGAGCACTGTGATGCTGCCGATGCCGAGCGCGTGATCAAAGAGAACCTGCCCAGTTTCCGGCGCGGCATGCTCATCACTGACGGCGTGTTCAGCATGGACGGCGACATGGCGCCGCTCGACAAGCTCTACGAGATTGCCGAGCGCTACGGGCTCATCACCATGGTCGACGATGCCCACGGCGAGGGCGTAGTCGGCAAGGGCGGCCGCGGCCTGGTGGATCATTTTGGCCTTCACGGCAAGTTCGACATCGAGATGGGCACGCTGTCCAAGGCCTTTGGCGTCGTCGGCGGGGTGATTGCCGGCAAGCGCAAGATCATCGACTATCTCCGGCAGAAGGCTCGCCCGTTCCTCTTTTCCAGCGCCGTCACTGCCGCCGACACTGCCGCCTGCCTGACCGCCATTGACATTCTCGAGTCATCGACCGAGTTGGTCGACCGGCTGTGGTCGAACACGCGCTACTTCAAAGCAGAGCTCAAGCGGCTCGGCTTTGACATCGGCAGCAGCGTCACGCCCATCACCCCGTTGATGCTCGGCGAGGCGCCCCTGGCCAAAGAGTTCTCCAAGAAGCTGTTCGAGAACGGCGTCTTTGCCATGGCCCTCGGCTTCCCCACCGTACCCAAGGGCAAGGCTCGCATCCGCGTCATGATCTCCGCTGCGCACAGCAAGAAGGACCTCGATCAGGGTCTGGAAGCCTTTGCCAAGGTCGGCAAAGAGCTCAAGGTCATCTAGCCTGAAGGAAACGGGCTCTGACTGTTGACCAGTCAGAGCCCGTTCTTTGTACGGGGAGCCTAGGCCGTGGCTCTGCTTAGCCGCACATAGGGCGGTGCGAGCGCGCCAACCAACGGTCTGGCATAGTCCAGAAAGGCCGCTGTTGGATAGTTGCCGGCCTCGTTCATGAATTCGACAGGCAGCATCTTTTCCTTGTTGGCCACCTCGGCCAGACTGACCACTTCCAGCGAGCAGTGATAGCCGGGGCCCGGAGCGCGCACCAGAGTGACGATGCCTTCCGCGCAGCCGCCGACGGCCTGCTTCACTGCCTCTTTGCCGACACGGAACGCCTCTTCCAGGTCAACTGCCGAAGCACACACCATCAGTGAACGCTGCAGGTAATTCGGCTTGTCCAGGCGCACTTTCAACCCCAGCTTGCCGCTGAGCAGGGTCGCCACAAAGTCACTGACCCCGCCTTTCATACGGTGGCCGAACGTGTCCACCTCTTTGGGCGCAAACGCCTCGCCCAGCGTCTTGCCCGCCGATTCCTGGGCCCCTTCGCTCATGGCAATCACTACGTACTCTCGCTCCCGGTAGCACCGCTCCACATCCTGCAACAACTGCTCAACGCTTACCGGTCGCTCGGGAACATAAACCAGGTGCGGCGGATCGCCCTCCTCCTGACGCGCCAGAGCAGCGGCCGCAGTCAGCCAACCGGTGTTCCGGCCCATCACCTCGAGAATCTTGACCGGACTCTCCGGGCCCATGGCCTCCGTATCGCGACCCGTGTCCCGCGTGGCCATGGCCACGAACCGAGCCGCGCTCGGATAGCCGGGGCAGTGATCGGTGTGCACCAGGTCGTTGTCCACCGTCTTGGGCACGGCGACGACGTGCAGCTCGTATCCCGAACTGGCGGCCAGCCGAGCCAACTGCCAGCTCGTATCTGACGAGTCATTGCCACCGATATAGTGCAGGTAGCGGATATTGTGCTTTTTCAGCACATCCAGGATGCGGTCATAGTCCGCCTCGCTTAGCTTGTAGCGCACGGTTCCGAGAGCGGCCCCCGGTGTATGGCGGAGCCCTTCCACGACGCCAGCAGGCTGGCGGCGCAGGTCAATGAACTCTTCCTTGAGCAGGCCGCGAATGCCGCGGTACATACCGTAGATCTCGCCAACCGCGCTCTGCGCCATCGCTTCCTGGATGACGCCGCTCAGGCTGCTGTTAATGACGACTGTCGGCCCGCCAGACTGCCCTACCACGAGATTGCCTTTGACTTTGCCCATAGTTCCTCCTTCCGCAGTCTGCATGCTATTAACAATTGTAGTGCTGGCATAGGTGGTCAGACAAACCATCGTTGACGCAGCGTCCGTGTACTTGACTAGTGTAGCTTATTATGGTAGTATCCTCGCCTTAGTGGATGCGCGTCGGGCGTTCGCTGTCTGTCCTGGCGCTTCCACGCAACAACAGGTGAGGTGGAGGTCACATAGCCAGGGCAGAGCACCGAATCAACGAGGCAATCACGGCAAGCGAAGTGCGGGTGATCGACGACGAGGGCAAGCAGGTGGGCGTCTTTCCCATCCGCGAAGCCCTACGCTTGGCTCAGGAGCGAGACGTGGACCTGGTAGAGGTAGCCCCGGCTGCCCGGCCCCCCGTATGCCGCCTCCTGAACTATGGCAAGTTCCTCTACGAGCGCACCAAGAAGGAACGTCAGGCTCGTAAGGCGCAAAAGACCATCGAGATCAAGGAAATCCGCATGCAGCCCAAGATCGGTGCCCACGATCTCGATTTCAAGAGACGCCGCGTGCGGGAGTTTCTCGCCGATGGAGCCAAGGTGCGCATTCGGGTGCGCTTCCGTGGCCGGGAGCGCAGCTACCCGGAGATCGGCCAGGCCCTGCTGGAGAGGCTGGTCGCCACGCTCACCGATGTCGCGGTCGTAGAGCAGATGCCCACTATCGAAGAGGGCGCCGGCAGCATCTATGTGCTGGTCGCGCCAAAGGTTTCGGTTCATCGAGAGGTCAAGCCCGGGGAGAGTGCAGAGGCTGCCGACAGTCTGCAAGGGTCTCTCTAGGCCCAACCCTCACAGTCAAGGGAGGATGTTTCTCGTGCCAAAGATCAAGACCCAGAAGAGTGCCGTCAAGCGATTTGACCGCACTGGAACCGGCAAACTCATGCGAGCAAAGGGCCATCAGAGCCACTTGCGCCGCAACCGGTCGATGCGTGCCAAGCGCCTGTTTGGCCGCAAGATCGAAGTCAAGACCCGTGGCGAGCAGGAGCATGTCGACCGGCTCGCTCCGTATCTCAAGTAACATCGCGGACCGCGTTGTTCGAAGGGAGTTCTAGGTGCCAAGAGTAAAGAGGGGCGTGCCGGCCCATCAACGGCACAAAGCAGTACTCAAGTTCACCAAGGGTCAGAAGGGCAGCAAGCACCTGCTCTACCGACGGGCTAATGAAGCCCGCATGCATTCGATGTGGTACGCCTATCGTGACCGCCGCGACCGCAAGCGCGATTTTCGCCGCCTGTGGATTGTTCGCATCAACGCCGCGGCGCGTCTGTGCGGCACGACCTACAGCCAGCTCATGGCCGGGCTTGACAAGGCCGGCGTGACCATCGACCGCAAGATGCTTGCCGACCTGGCTGTTAGCGACAATGCTGCCTTTGCCAAGCTGGCGACCATCGCCAAAGAGGCGTAGCACCTTCATTCGCCAGGGTGCGGCTGCTGCGCCGCACATCAACCGTACACGCACCACCGGAACCCGCCTCTCCCAGGCCTCATGCCGTTATACCAGGGCCAGCAGGGCGGGTTCTTCTTGTTCTATTCGCACTCGCCAGTGACTTGTCTCCAGCGGAGATGACCTGTGCCAGAGCACCTCGAAATGATTACCAGTGTCAGCAACGAGACTATCAGACGTGTACGTGCGCTGCATCAGCGCCAGGAACGTGACGAACAACGTTGCTTTCTCGCCGAGGGCGTGCGCGTGGTGGAGGAGGGGCTGCGGGCCGGAATTGCGCCGACGCTGCTGTTGTGCACCCCTTCAGCTCTGGCGCAACCGCGCGTAGTGGCACTGGTGCACCGGGCACGCCAGGTCGGGTGTCTGGTGCGCCAGACCAGCGACCGCGTGATGGCCGCCGCATCCGACACGGTGAACCCATCTGGCGTTCTGGCTGTTTTTCCCATTCTCCCGAGCGCCGTCCCGACCCCTCTGCACTGGGTCCTGGTCGCCGATGGGCTGCGAGATCCTGGGAACCTGGGCACGATTCTGCGCTCGGCCTGGGCCACGCAGGTGCAACTGGTCATCACCACAGCCAACACAGTAGATGTGCACAGCCCCAAAGTGGTCCGTGCCGCCATGGGCGCCCACTTTCACCTGGCACTCCAACAGGAACGCTCCTGGCCAGAGATCAGGGACAGCCTTCAAGGAATCAATATCCTGCTGGCCAAACCGCGCTGCGGGGAAGCATACTGGGAGGTCGACTGGCGGCGCCCGACAGCGTTGGTCATCGGTGGAGAAGCAGAGGGAGCGAGCAGCGAGGCCGAAAGTATGGCCGACGGCCTGGTGCATATTCCAATGGATCCAACCGCCGAATCCGTCAACGCCGCTGTTGCGGCCAGCATCCTGCTCTTTGAAGCGGCCCGGCAGAGACAGCCGGAGTAGCCTGAGCGGCTAGTGCTGCTCCAGGTATTCTGCCAGCAGTTCCAGTGCGGCTCTGGCTGAGCTCTCGCGATTGGCGCGGCGGTCGCCTGCCCACAGGTACTTGCGCACCAAGGTCGAGTCCGGCCCGGCGAGCGCCATAAAGGTCAGCCCGACCGGTTTGCCCGGCAGTGCGCCTGTCGGCCCGGCAATGCCGGTGATGGCCACGGCTACATCCACACGCAGCCTTTCCCTGGCGCCTCGTGCCATCTCCTGAGCGGTTTCGGCGCTCACCGCACCGTGGCTCTTGAGAGTACGCCTGCTCACGCCGAGCAGCCGATACTTAACCTCCACCGAGTAGGCCACGATTCCACCCAGAAAGTAGCCCGACGCTCCCGCGACATTGGTGATGTACGCCGCAACCAGACCACCGGTGCACGACTCGGCCAATCCGAGACTGAGCCCGCGCTGCTGCAGCAACTGTCCTACCTGCTCGGCTAAGAACTGGGTGTCCATCCCTTTGGCTCCAGATTCTCCATCAACATGTTGATGAACAGGCTGCCCTGTTCGAGCGCGTCATCCATTGGTCGGTGGGTATGCGGCAAGTTGTCAAACCAGCGTTTGGGCAAGTCGCCCTTGCCGCATTCCCGGTAGCGGCGCTTCAGCATGGCCATGGCATAGCTCCGAATGTCAATGCCGTGGTGGCCGAACGGGCTCTCGCCGGCGAAGCGGAGCAGGTACCAGTACACAAAGCTAAAGTCATAGCCCAGGGGGTAGGCCACAAAGATTGGCGTGCCGGGCAGACTCTTGAGCCACGAAACATAGACATTCATCGCCACTTCCGGCGGTTGCGGGTCTTGGCGGCTGAGTGCCCATTCCACGGTGTGCCCCTGCCACCACTTCATGGTTCTGGGGTGGCCTGATGCCCCGGGGAGAAGTTCCAGATTCATTTCGAATGTTCCGATGAGTCTCTTGTCGGCCAGGTAGGCGGCAGAGGCAAAACTCAGCATCGAGTGCGGGCCGGGAATCGGCCCGTCCGCTTCGATATCTGTGCTTACGTACACTTCTTTCTTCATCCAACAGCACTCCCATTCTCGACGATCACGCCAGGCCACCCGCGCAGACGAACGCGGAGCTAGCCCGCCGGCTATTGTGCCATAGCCTGCAGCCCGACGCAAACCTCGCAATGGGTCATCAAACCGCCGCGGGACCAGTCTCGTTGCCCCGGTCAACTCGGCGTGGTATAATCGGCAAACGCGCTATGGATGAACGTCTATTCTTTGACGAGGCAACGATAGAGGTCCGCGCCGGAAACGGCGGCAATGGCAGTGTGAGCTTTCGCCGCGAAAAGTTCGTGCCCCTCGGCGGTCCATCGGGCGGCAACGGTGGCAAGGGCGGCGATGTCTACGTGATGGCCAACCGCCGTCTCAACACCCTGATCCAGTTCCAGAGGCAGCGTCACTTTGCTGCCGACGCCGGCGGCAAAGGCGACCGCAAGAACATGCAGGGCAAGAGCGGCGAGGACCTGCTCATCGCCGTTCCGCCGGGGACGGTAGTTCGCGACGCGGCGTCATCGGAGCTGCTGGCCGACCTGATGGTGGATGGTCAGAAGCTCGTTGTTGCCCGAGGAGGGCGAGGTGGGCGCGGAAACGCCGCGTTCGCCACACCTACGAATCAGGCCCCTAGGATTGCCGAGAAGGGCGAGCCAGGCCAGGCCCGCACCCTGAAGCTAGAGCTCAAGCTCATTGCTGACGTGGGCATCATCGGTGTGCCCAACGCTGGCAAGTCGACCCTGCTGGCAGCCGTGAGCGCCGCCAGGCCCAAGATTGCCGACTATCCCTTCACCACGCTCATACCCAACCTCGGCGTGGCCACCGTTGACGATGACACTCTTGTCCTGGCCGACATCCCCGGGCTGATCGAAGGCGCCCATGACGGGGCCGGCCTGGGCACCGCCTTCCTCAAGCACATCGAACGGACCCGCGTTCTCATCCACCTCCTCGACGGCGACTCGCCTGAT
The Chloroflexi bacterium ADurb.Bin180 DNA segment above includes these coding regions:
- the rplT gene encoding 50S ribosomal protein L20 yields the protein MPRVKRGVPAHQRHKAVLKFTKGQKGSKHLLYRRANEARMHSMWYAYRDRRDRKRDFRRLWIVRINAAARLCGTTYSQLMAGLDKAGVTIDRKMLADLAVSDNAAFAKLATIAKEA
- the obg gene encoding GTPase ObgE produces the protein MDERLFFDEATIEVRAGNGGNGSVSFRREKFVPLGGPSGGNGGKGGDVYVMANRRLNTLIQFQRQRHFAADAGGKGDRKNMQGKSGEDLLIAVPPGTVVRDAASSELLADLMVDGQKLVVARGGRGGRGNAAFATPTNQAPRIAEKGEPGQARTLKLELKLIADVGIIGVPNAGKSTLLAAVSAARPKIADYPFTTLIPNLGVATVDDDTLVLADIPGLIEGAHDGAGLGTAFLKHIERTRVLIHLLDGDSPDPLKDYAVINQELGLFSARLAAKPQVVALNKMDLPHARQVWPKIQQVMSDEGVPALALSAFTGQGTLELLREVSRILQTLPPDLESPEEPKVFRPEESEELFWVTRERGHYRVRGRRIERVAVMTDWANDEAVARFQRILKAMGILDALQKAGVKSGDTVLIGEHELEWQ
- a CDS encoding putative TrmH family tRNA/rRNA methyltransferase, producing MPEHLEMITSVSNETIRRVRALHQRQERDEQRCFLAEGVRVVEEGLRAGIAPTLLLCTPSALAQPRVVALVHRARQVGCLVRQTSDRVMAAASDTVNPSGVLAVFPILPSAVPTPLHWVLVADGLRDPGNLGTILRSAWATQVQLVITTANTVDVHSPKVVRAAMGAHFHLALQQERSWPEIRDSLQGINILLAKPRCGEAYWEVDWRRPTALVIGGEAEGASSEAESMADGLVHIPMDPTAESVNAAVAASILLFEAARQRQPE
- a CDS encoding 50S ribosomal protein L35 yields the protein MPKIKTQKSAVKRFDRTGTGKLMRAKGHQSHLRRNRSMRAKRLFGRKIEVKTRGEQEHVDRLAPYLK
- the xseB gene encoding Exodeoxyribonuclease 7 small subunit — translated: MADKTAPSFEESFAQLEEVVRQLERGELTLDESMALFEKGIKLAQLCEAKLDKAEQKVSQLVGIGSDSITLATFEEKD
- a CDS encoding putative epimerase/dehydratase, with translation MSPTASAAASPRILVTGSVGQIGSELTPALRRRYGAQNVVAAGHKTPPLPALRDAGPFAIVDCAQKQTLEAVVDKYHIDTIYHLAAILSAAGEKNPQLAWDVNINGLYNVLEVARERKLTRVFCPSSIAAFGPETPRDNTPQETVLRPKTMYGVTKVAGELLCDYYFQRFGVDVRGVRYPGIISSETAPGGGTTDYAVHIFYEAIKHQRYDCFLKDDTVLPMMYMPDCIKGTIDLMEADLSCLTRHSDYNLAAFSFSPTELAAEIQKHIPELACTYNPDFRQKIADSWPRSIDDSAARRDWGWKPDFDLAGMVKDMLEKLGQRHAEGKL
- the xseA gene encoding Exodeoxyribonuclease 7 large subunit, translating into MPDRLVLPSRSGTFGFLLSRLRLRYDSGMQILTVTQVTGYISTLFDADPLLQDVWVEGEVSNFYQSGAGHTYFTLKDSQAQLRCVVWRTQMARVEHQPANGDAVLVHGRAAVYEAQGSYQLYVDEIKAAGAGALAQQLEALKARLEREGLFAPERKRSLPVFPRSIGVVTSPSGAAVRDILHVLKRRFPIAQVIVAPTRVQGDEAPPQIVAAIQALNACSDIDVIIVARGGGSLEELWAFNDERVARAVFASRIPVISGVGHETDWTICDWVADVRAPTPSAAAEIAVPDQDELRQQIEQYGVGLRQAMVQLLSRLRASAEHSRTLLKRFSPRATVDRLRMSLQMLEQRLTSQQKHRLELSSRLLSGSLARLRALSPLATLDRGYAVVLQRDTGHIIASVSQAAPGSAIDIRVRDGHFGAEVQPPTSTRQAKGHRTPASRR
- the pfp_1 gene encoding Pyrophosphate--fructose 6-phosphate 1-phosphotransferase, with amino-acid sequence MGKVKGNLVVGQSGGPTVVINSSLSGVIQEAMAQSAVGEIYGMYRGIRGLLKEEFIDLRRQPAGVVEGLRHTPGAALGTVRYKLSEADYDRILDVLKKHNIRYLHYIGGNDSSDTSWQLARLAASSGYELHVVAVPKTVDNDLVHTDHCPGYPSAARFVAMATRDTGRDTEAMGPESPVKILEVMGRNTGWLTAAAALARQEEGDPPHLVYVPERPVSVEQLLQDVERCYREREYVVIAMSEGAQESAGKTLGEAFAPKEVDTFGHRMKGGVSDFVATLLSGKLGLKVRLDKPNYLQRSLMVCASAVDLEEAFRVGKEAVKQAVGGCAEGIVTLVRAPGPGYHCSLEVVSLAEVANKEKMLPVEFMNEAGNYPTAAFLDYARPLVGALAPPYVRLSRATA
- the pncC gene encoding Nicotinamide-nucleotide amidohydrolase PncC, coding for MDTQFLAEQVGQLLQQRGLSLGLAESCTGGLVAAYITNVAGASGYFLGGIVAYSVEVKYRLLGVSRRTLKSHGAVSAETAQEMARGARERLRVDVAVAITGIAGPTGALPGKPVGLTFMALAGPDSTLVRKYLWAGDRRANRESSARAALELLAEYLEQH
- the infC gene encoding Translation initiation factor IF-3 codes for the protein MRVIDDEGKQVGVFPIREALRLAQERDVDLVEVAPAARPPVCRLLNYGKFLYERTKKERQARKAQKTIEIKEIRMQPKIGAHDLDFKRRRVREFLADGAKVRIRVRFRGRERSYPEIGQALLERLVATLTDVAVVEQMPTIEEGAGSIYVLVAPKVSVHREVKPGESAEAADSLQGSL
- a CDS encoding putative pyridoxal phosphate-dependent acyltransferase; the protein is MTENKLSFIDQDVASLKEQGLFINIRTIQSAQGSRITVDGKQVLNFCANNYLGLANDPRMKEAAKKAIDQYGVGPAAVRSIAGTISLHLEFERRMAAFKGVEDALYVQSGFCANQAAIPPLMGKEDVIFSDRLNHASIIDGCRLSGAKILVYEHCDAADAERVIKENLPSFRRGMLITDGVFSMDGDMAPLDKLYEIAERYGLITMVDDAHGEGVVGKGGRGLVDHFGLHGKFDIEMGTLSKAFGVVGGVIAGKRKIIDYLRQKARPFLFSSAVTAADTAACLTAIDILESSTELVDRLWSNTRYFKAELKRLGFDIGSSVTPITPLMLGEAPLAKEFSKKLFENGVFAMALGFPTVPKGKARIRVMISAAHSKKDLDQGLEAFAKVGKELKVI